A genomic segment from Flavobacterium sp. 9R encodes:
- a CDS encoding dicarboxylate/amino acid:cation symporter → MSEDKTNSFLENYSSILLLLGGIVLGSLAGLLFGKDVEVIKPLGDIFLNLLFTAIIPLVIFTIASSIANLQKSDKLGKLFGVVLMVFLVTVIISAIVMIIGIFIFPVDQAVFLAKSSLVTTHNSTTDSPVTQLLTVNDFYEILSRKNMLALILFSFLLGFATLNAGEKGKDFARFLHSANEVMKQLLVIIMKGAPVGLGAYFAYQVGIFGPQLFGAYAKPLAVYYGMCTFYFVVFFTIYAFFSGGLLGVKVFWKNNITPSFTAIGTCSSIATIPANLEGAQQMKIPAYIRNLVIPLGAPLHKDGSSMSSIVKIAVIFAIFGKDFTDPFTILTAIGITIIVSVVEGGIPNGGYIGEILAITIYGFPMEQALPAAMIIGTLVDPIATLLNANGDLISAMMVTRIVEGKKWLLRENEIN, encoded by the coding sequence ATGAGCGAAGACAAAACAAATTCTTTTTTAGAAAATTACAGCAGTATCCTATTGCTTTTGGGTGGTATTGTACTTGGTAGTTTGGCTGGATTGCTTTTTGGTAAAGACGTTGAGGTAATAAAACCGTTGGGTGATATCTTTCTTAATTTGCTTTTTACAGCTATAATTCCATTGGTAATTTTTACTATAGCTTCCTCGATTGCTAATTTGCAAAAAAGCGACAAGCTTGGTAAACTTTTCGGAGTTGTTTTGATGGTGTTTTTGGTAACTGTAATAATTTCTGCCATAGTAATGATTATTGGGATTTTTATTTTTCCTGTTGATCAGGCTGTTTTTTTGGCAAAATCTTCTTTGGTCACTACTCATAATAGCACAACAGATTCGCCCGTTACTCAGTTGTTAACGGTGAATGATTTTTATGAAATTTTGTCTCGTAAAAATATGCTGGCGTTGATCCTTTTTTCTTTTTTATTAGGTTTTGCCACTTTGAATGCTGGCGAAAAGGGTAAAGATTTTGCTCGATTTTTGCATTCGGCCAATGAGGTGATGAAGCAGTTGTTGGTAATCATTATGAAAGGAGCTCCAGTTGGGCTTGGGGCCTATTTTGCTTATCAGGTTGGGATTTTTGGTCCCCAGCTATTTGGAGCTTATGCCAAACCACTAGCTGTTTATTATGGGATGTGTACTTTTTATTTTGTGGTATTCTTTACTATTTATGCATTTTTTTCGGGTGGTTTATTAGGAGTGAAAGTGTTTTGGAAAAACAATATCACGCCTTCCTTTACTGCAATAGGAACTTGCAGTAGTATTGCCACAATTCCAGCCAATCTTGAAGGGGCTCAACAAATGAAAATCCCTGCTTATATTCGAAATTTGGTAATTCCTTTGGGAGCGCCTTTGCATAAAGACGGTTCTAGTATGTCGTCTATTGTAAAAATAGCCGTAATTTTTGCTATTTTTGGTAAGGATTTCACAGATCCATTCACTATTCTAACAGCTATTGGAATAACAATTATTGTATCGGTAGTGGAAGGAGGGATTCCAAACGGAGGCTATATCGGTGAAATTTTAGCCATCACCATTTATGGTTTTCCAATGGAACAAGCCTTGCCCGCAGCTATGATTATTGGAACACTAGTAGATCCTATTGCGACTTTGCTCAATGCCAATGGCGATTTGATATCGGCAATGATGGTCACACGAATCGTTGAAGGAAAAAAATGGCTTTTACGAGAAAATGAAATCAATTAA
- the gldA gene encoding gliding motility-associated ABC transporter ATP-binding subunit GldA, giving the protein MSIEVTNLSKSYGAQKALDSITFSVKKGEIVGFLGPNGAGKSTLMKILTTYLAADEGVALVNDKNVISDTKEVQKIIGYLPEHNPLYLDLYVREYLAFNADVYKVPSSRIQEVIELTGLTPESHKKIGQLSKGYRQRVGLANALLHNPEVLILDEPTTGLDPNQLVEIRNVIKNVGKDKTVFLSTHIMQEVEAICDRVIIIDKGKIVADKKLEVLIAADKEQVIEVEFDLKVTEDQINTIPHLKSFIKNSDYLWELTFLSSQDMRPTVFDFAHDNGLKTLQLNQKNKNLEAVFREITK; this is encoded by the coding sequence ATGTCTATAGAAGTTACAAATTTATCAAAAAGCTATGGTGCTCAAAAAGCATTAGACTCGATTACTTTTTCTGTAAAAAAAGGAGAAATCGTTGGTTTTCTTGGTCCAAATGGTGCTGGAAAATCTACTTTGATGAAAATATTGACCACTTATCTAGCGGCAGATGAAGGCGTAGCGCTAGTAAATGATAAAAATGTTATTTCAGACACCAAAGAAGTACAAAAGATAATTGGCTATTTACCAGAGCACAATCCGTTGTATTTAGATTTGTATGTTAGAGAGTATCTGGCTTTCAACGCCGATGTTTACAAAGTACCCTCCTCGCGTATTCAAGAAGTAATCGAATTGACTGGATTAACTCCCGAAAGTCATAAAAAAATAGGACAACTTTCCAAAGGATACCGTCAACGTGTGGGATTAGCCAATGCCTTATTGCACAATCCAGAAGTACTCATTCTTGACGAACCCACCACAGGTTTAGACCCTAATCAATTGGTTGAGATTCGAAATGTGATTAAAAACGTTGGGAAAGACAAAACCGTTTTTCTGTCTACTCATATTATGCAAGAAGTAGAAGCGATTTGTGACCGTGTCATTATTATTGATAAAGGCAAAATTGTAGCTGACAAAAAATTAGAAGTTTTGATTGCAGCCGACAAAGAACAAGTCATCGAAGTAGAATTTGATTTAAAAGTAACTGAAGACCAAATCAATACCATTCCACATTTAAAATCATTCATCAAAAACAGTGATTATCTATGGGAACTGACCTTTTTGTCGAGTCAAGATATGCGTCCAACCGTATTCGATTTCGCTCACGACAATGGTTTAAAAACCTTGCAACTCAACCAGAAAAACAAAAACTTAGAAGCGGTATTTAGGGAGATTACGAAGTAG
- a CDS encoding glycosyltransferase family 9 protein — MSFKIKINRIRRSVMQSLTSGLGNSSNVNKGTINPQQVKRVLISRPNHRLGNLLLITPLVQEVQTLFPNATIDVFIKGNLGPIVFENFTNVNQIIRLPKKHFDELGNYMKGWLKLKKNKYDLAINADKNSSSGRLSIQLVNAKFKCFGEQATDLSSQFSDYAHIAKYPVYDLRHFLASVGMNVSNTPIPNLLLQLSPEEVAKGKALLDAIVPASKKTICLFTFATGAKCYSVEWWAVFYERILKEFPDYNILEVLPVENVSQIHFAAPTYYSKDIREITAFFKNTAVFVGADSGMMHLASAAQLPVVGLFSVTKTDKYAPYGAKSVAINTNETTIEDWIQAIKNSLE, encoded by the coding sequence ATGAGTTTCAAAATAAAAATTAATAGAATAAGAAGAAGTGTTATGCAAAGCCTAACAAGTGGTCTTGGGAACTCTTCGAATGTAAATAAGGGAACAATTAATCCACAACAAGTAAAAAGAGTCTTGATTTCGAGACCTAACCACCGTTTAGGGAATTTGTTGTTGATTACGCCTTTGGTGCAAGAAGTGCAAACGCTTTTTCCAAATGCAACTATTGATGTTTTTATAAAAGGGAATCTTGGTCCCATTGTTTTTGAAAATTTCACAAATGTAAATCAGATTATTCGTTTGCCTAAAAAGCATTTTGACGAATTAGGAAACTATATGAAGGGCTGGTTGAAACTGAAGAAAAACAAGTACGATTTGGCTATCAATGCTGATAAAAACTCTTCGTCTGGACGTTTGTCTATTCAGCTTGTCAATGCAAAGTTTAAATGTTTTGGGGAACAAGCAACTGATTTGTCTAGTCAATTTTCTGACTATGCTCATATTGCAAAGTATCCTGTGTATGATTTACGTCATTTTCTAGCTTCGGTAGGAATGAACGTATCGAATACACCAATTCCTAATTTGCTTTTGCAATTAAGTCCTGAAGAAGTAGCTAAAGGGAAAGCACTTTTGGACGCCATTGTTCCAGCATCTAAAAAAACGATATGTCTTTTCACTTTTGCCACGGGAGCCAAATGTTATTCGGTGGAATGGTGGGCCGTTTTTTATGAAAGAATTTTAAAAGAGTTTCCAGACTACAATATTTTGGAAGTGTTGCCTGTAGAAAACGTGTCGCAAATACATTTTGCTGCGCCAACCTATTACAGTAAAGACATTAGAGAAATCACAGCATTTTTTAAAAATACAGCTGTTTTTGTGGGTGCTGATAGCGGAATGATGCACTTGGCTAGCGCCGCTCAATTACCAGTAGTTGGTTTGTTTTCGGTTACCAAAACAGATAAATATGCGCCTTATGGAGCAAAAAGTGTCGCAATCAATACCAACGAAACTACTATTGAGGATTGGATTCAAGCGATAAAAAATAGCTTGGAGTAA